One region of Candidatus Poribacteria bacterium genomic DNA includes:
- a CDS encoding pentapeptide repeat-containing protein, which translates to MAQLTQNEIVKKHQAGESFSGENLANLDLANQSFAGIDLSEADLSGADLRNADLTDANLNDANLTGANLSGAILHRTYLVGSNLTDTNLEEANLQGAFLSGSLLCGTNFRRADLRRATLGCPHCEVPGPFGSLTSFENANLEEAIFGEIKLKGIVLLGANFKGAYLYEVDLSEAVYREADLEGAITKKGRN; encoded by the coding sequence ATGGCTCAACTTACACAAAATGAGATAGTTAAAAAGCATCAAGCCGGTGAATCTTTTTCTGGAGAAAATCTCGCAAACTTAGATTTAGCGAATCAATCCTTCGCGGGTATTGATTTGTCGGAAGCAGATCTGAGCGGTGCCGACCTGCGGAACGCGGATTTAACAGATGCGAATCTAAACGATGCGAATCTCACCGGTGCGAATCTGTCTGGTGCCATTCTACATCGGACCTATCTTGTCGGTTCTAATTTAACGGATACAAACCTTGAAGAAGCGAATCTACAGGGCGCGTTCCTCAGCGGGAGCCTACTCTGCGGTACAAACTTTCGGCGTGCCGATTTACGTCGTGCTACTCTTGGTTGTCCACATTGCGAGGTACCGGGACCCTTCGGTTCACTCACCAGTTTTGAGAACGCAAACCTCGAAGAGGCGATTTTCGGTGAAATCAAACTCAAAGGTATCGTCTTACTCGGTGCCAATTTCAAAGGTGCGTATCTGTATGAGGTTGACCTTTCCGAAGCCGTCTATCGCGAAGCCGATCTTGAAGGTGCTATCACCAAAAAAGGACGGAATTAA
- a CDS encoding ABC transporter ATP-binding protein, translating to MRFVRYHAPYTGSILLAMAFALVGAVCDLGVLQLVLHDAVNALEALSGNSFDEPVSVWYFQREGSDGIFAFDGFEVVLVDAKDALKYFLWLLGGMLILVFIKGFFVYSNDYVMARVGHKLAFRLRNALYQRIVSAPLGVLREERTGDLMTRITEDVRVWQTLVAAMAGIIRAVVLVVFFVSVMLIDSFKLTFFVLFFLPLLAYLITFVGRRIRSASTEIQQQSADIYSQLKETFSGIKIIKSFTSEQTETERFRTISWSQYCSAMRRARFAALLPPLIEWLGAIGIATVFGLCCWQVIRGQLSIGWFISYVGMVSYMFKPIKTIGNVNSALQQSLASAERIFYLLDFGPEARQRKSTRNLATEKTEEVKEDIELQDVRGAVTFQNISFAYTQPSTANPENGQTTPESVLKNVTFEAKPGEVVALVGPSGSGKTTLLNLLLRFYEVSSGRILIDDVPISKINLESLRQNIALVPQDTFLFDGTILENISYGCPDATEEAIVTAAKRANAHAFITKMPEGYATPIGEAGMKLSGGEQQRLSIARALLKDAPILVLDEATSSLDTQSEALIQGSLVNLMEGRTSFIIAHRLSTVVRADKILVIKDGEILETGTHETLLAKGGLYQKLCAMQLS from the coding sequence ATGCGATTTGTGCGGTATCACGCCCCCTACACCGGTTCTATTCTCTTAGCAATGGCTTTCGCCTTGGTAGGTGCTGTGTGTGACTTAGGGGTACTGCAACTTGTTTTGCATGATGCGGTTAACGCTCTTGAAGCCCTCAGCGGTAATTCATTTGACGAACCTGTATCTGTCTGGTACTTTCAGCGCGAAGGGAGCGACGGCATATTCGCTTTTGACGGTTTTGAGGTCGTATTGGTAGATGCTAAGGACGCGCTTAAATACTTCTTATGGCTACTTGGTGGAATGCTTATTCTCGTTTTCATCAAAGGTTTTTTTGTTTACAGCAACGATTATGTGATGGCGCGTGTCGGGCATAAACTCGCTTTTCGGTTACGGAATGCGCTCTACCAGCGAATTGTTTCTGCACCGTTAGGTGTTTTACGCGAAGAACGCACCGGCGACCTCATGACACGTATCACGGAAGATGTCCGAGTGTGGCAGACGCTTGTTGCCGCGATGGCGGGCATCATACGTGCTGTTGTGCTTGTTGTCTTTTTCGTTTCTGTGATGCTAATTGATAGTTTCAAACTTACCTTTTTTGTTTTATTCTTTCTTCCGCTGCTTGCTTATCTGATTACGTTTGTTGGTAGGCGAATTCGTAGTGCCAGCACAGAGATTCAACAACAGAGTGCAGACATTTATTCACAACTCAAAGAGACATTTTCCGGCATCAAGATTATCAAAAGTTTTACATCTGAACAGACGGAAACAGAACGTTTCCGAACTATTAGTTGGAGCCAATACTGCTCAGCGATGCGGCGCGCCCGTTTCGCGGCACTCCTTCCGCCTCTGATTGAATGGTTGGGTGCTATCGGGATTGCGACAGTTTTTGGGTTATGCTGCTGGCAAGTGATTCGTGGACAACTTTCTATAGGGTGGTTCATCAGTTACGTTGGGATGGTAAGTTACATGTTCAAGCCGATTAAAACGATTGGCAATGTCAATAGTGCTTTACAACAGAGTCTCGCCTCTGCGGAACGGATTTTTTATCTTCTCGATTTCGGACCGGAGGCGCGCCAGCGGAAAAGTACACGCAATCTTGCTACGGAAAAAACGGAAGAAGTCAAGGAAGATATCGAACTGCAAGATGTTCGCGGTGCCGTTACGTTCCAGAACATTTCCTTCGCCTATACACAGCCTTCAACGGCGAATCCGGAAAATGGACAGACAACGCCAGAATCTGTTCTTAAAAACGTAACTTTTGAGGCAAAGCCGGGAGAAGTGGTCGCACTTGTCGGACCCAGCGGTAGTGGGAAGACGACCCTACTCAACCTATTACTACGTTTCTATGAAGTTAGTTCTGGAAGGATTTTGATTGATGATGTTCCTATTTCCAAAATAAATTTGGAGTCGTTGCGGCAAAATATAGCACTTGTCCCACAGGATACGTTTTTATTCGACGGAACGATCTTGGAAAACATTAGCTACGGATGTCCTGATGCCACTGAGGAGGCAATTGTTACGGCAGCAAAAAGAGCAAATGCGCATGCGTTTATCACTAAAATGCCTGAAGGATATGCCACGCCAATAGGGGAAGCCGGTATGAAACTTTCCGGGGGTGAGCAGCAACGCCTGTCCATTGCACGAGCACTCCTAAAAGACGCGCCAATTCTCGTGTTAGACGAGGCTACATCTTCGTTGGACACACAATCTGAAGCACTCATCCAAGGGTCATTGGTAAACTTAATGGAGGGGAGAACCAGTTTTATTATCGCGCATCGACTTTCAACAGTCGTTCGGGCTGACAAGATTCTCGTTATCAAAGATGGAGAGATTCTGGAAACTGGAACACACGAAACACTGTTAGCAAAAGGGGGGTTGTATCAAAAACTTTGCGCAATGCAGTTAAGCTAA
- a CDS encoding Clp1/GlmU family protein yields the protein MTRQKMDGTYQVNQHWKKLASRIVKPQQVVLVIGSTDVGKSTFCRFLADFALARGLKTALVDADVGQSRIGPPTTIGMKSFAPKNSTVQFNGTADQLYFVGDVSPRGHYLEVLTGTRLMVDSARETDTDFIIIDTTGYIHDRSAVILKQHKIELIRPNHTVCIGRSSELDQITACYSQQDWLNIHHLRPDRNVRSKSSHARSRYRKAQFDAYFSESTVQQLPFEQIRGGRTPFFIGRIANEKELEILSGLSETEVYHAEWRHRTLCLIASNSLSKAAITHIKNYLSLTRVTAEVRAYFERRLIGLIGTESGNTYAIGIIEDIDFQKREFSIRSKTDAVKQACAIQFGNYKIN from the coding sequence ATGACGAGGCAAAAGATGGACGGCACGTATCAAGTTAACCAACACTGGAAAAAACTTGCGAGTCGTATTGTTAAGCCTCAACAGGTTGTACTTGTGATAGGGTCAACTGATGTTGGAAAATCGACCTTTTGCCGTTTTTTGGCTGATTTTGCCCTTGCTCGAGGGTTGAAAACCGCTTTGGTGGATGCAGATGTCGGGCAATCCCGAATCGGTCCCCCCACGACAATCGGTATGAAATCCTTTGCCCCGAAAAACTCCACTGTCCAATTTAATGGCACGGCTGACCAACTATACTTTGTCGGGGATGTGTCGCCGCGAGGACACTATCTTGAGGTGCTCACAGGAACACGCCTGATGGTAGATAGTGCCCGTGAAACCGATACTGATTTCATTATTATTGACACGACCGGTTATATTCATGATAGGTCTGCTGTTATTCTCAAACAACACAAAATTGAACTTATTAGACCGAACCACACGGTATGCATTGGTCGTTCCAGTGAATTGGATCAGATAACGGCTTGCTACAGTCAACAGGATTGGCTCAACATCCACCACTTGCGTCCAGACCGAAATGTGCGATCCAAAAGTAGTCATGCGCGTAGTCGATACCGAAAAGCCCAATTTGATGCTTACTTCTCCGAGAGCACCGTCCAACAACTCCCCTTTGAACAGATTCGCGGTGGACGCACTCCCTTCTTCATCGGACGAATCGCAAATGAGAAGGAGTTAGAAATCCTCTCCGGACTCTCGGAAACGGAAGTTTACCACGCTGAATGGAGACACCGCACTTTGTGTCTCATTGCGTCAAATTCCCTTTCCAAGGCAGCTATTACCCATATTAAAAACTATTTAAGTTTAACGCGCGTTACCGCAGAAGTCCGCGCTTACTTTGAACGCCGCTTGATTGGATTAATCGGCACAGAATCCGGTAACACCTATGCCATCGGGATTATCGAAGACATCGATTTCCAAAAGCGAGAATTCAGTATTCGTAGTAAAACTGACGCCGTGAAACAGGCGTGTGCCATCCAATTTGGCAACTATAAAATAAATTAG
- the sppA gene encoding signal peptide peptidase SppA has translation MKKKRVYIILGSVIALFFLLLILRSIGGGSTSIGQKVAVIDIRGIISRSDATIKLLHTYRDDQSIKAIVVRIDSPGGSVAPVQEIYSELKKIEKPIVASMGGSAASGGYYIACAADTIVANPGTLTGSIGVIMQFTQLKGLYDKVGLGHKVIKSGDFKDTGSPFRELTEQEQAVLQSTVDDVYNQFVDTIFEERGDLLTRDEVVALADGRIFSGKQALDSKLLDQLGNLPDAIETAAKLAGIEGKPKVVRREKKTSLFEQLVGIKQMPPLDEMFTLPGVTFRYQMHLGN, from the coding sequence ATGAAAAAGAAACGTGTTTACATTATCTTAGGAAGTGTCATTGCGCTGTTCTTCTTACTGCTGATTCTACGTTCAATAGGCGGCGGTAGCACATCAATCGGACAGAAGGTCGCAGTGATAGACATTAGAGGTATAATCTCTCGCTCAGATGCTACGATTAAACTGCTGCATACCTACCGCGATGATCAGAGTATCAAAGCAATTGTCGTCAGAATTGATTCTCCTGGCGGTAGTGTCGCCCCGGTCCAAGAAATTTACAGTGAATTGAAGAAGATAGAGAAACCAATAGTTGCTTCAATGGGCGGGAGTGCAGCCTCCGGCGGTTACTATATTGCGTGTGCCGCTGACACAATTGTCGCAAATCCCGGCACGTTGACTGGTAGCATCGGTGTTATCATGCAGTTCACACAGCTGAAGGGTTTGTACGATAAAGTCGGCTTGGGACATAAGGTTATCAAGAGTGGCGATTTTAAGGATACAGGTTCACCCTTCCGCGAGTTGACAGAGCAGGAACAGGCAGTGCTCCAATCTACTGTGGATGATGTTTATAATCAATTCGTGGATACAATCTTTGAGGAACGAGGGGATCTCCTAACACGCGACGAAGTCGTTGCGCTTGCAGATGGACGAATTTTCTCTGGAAAACAGGCGTTAGATTCAAAACTGCTGGACCAACTCGGCAACCTTCCTGACGCAATTGAAACTGCCGCGAAGTTGGCAGGTATTGAGGGCAAACCCAAGGTGGTGCGTAGGGAAAAAAAGACATCACTATTTGAACAACTCGTTGGAATTAAACAGATGCCGCCTCTGGATGAAATGTTCACCCTCCCTGGTGTCACCTTTCGTTACCAAATGCACCTTGGCAATTAG
- a CDS encoding sugar transferase: MVYTKRLTVGTQDIIKPKRTLAKRTFDILFATIGFLLLSPLFLVGMLLAKLQSKGPVFYKAKRVGRGEVIFEMYKFRSMVANADTLGGGLTTYRDTRITSIGRFLRWTKLDELPNLINVIKGEMSLIGPRPETPDYVKHYTETQKQVLQVKPGMTGPSQLANRDEEEKLKGQADVEHYYITELMPKKLALDLHYVATQSITTDIGWLLKTFWVVIFTSRRSK; this comes from the coding sequence ATGGTCTATACCAAGCGTTTAACCGTAGGCACTCAAGATATTATAAAGCCCAAACGCACCTTGGCAAAACGGACGTTTGATATCTTGTTCGCGACTATTGGATTCTTGCTGCTATCCCCCCTTTTTTTAGTTGGCATGCTGCTTGCCAAGCTGCAGTCAAAGGGACCTGTGTTCTACAAAGCAAAACGGGTTGGCAGAGGTGAAGTCATCTTTGAAATGTATAAATTCAGGAGTATGGTAGCGAACGCAGATACGCTCGGCGGTGGTTTGACAACCTATAGAGACACACGAATTACATCCATCGGTAGGTTCTTGAGATGGACAAAACTGGATGAACTCCCCAACTTAATCAACGTTATCAAAGGAGAGATGAGTCTCATCGGGCCACGGCCGGAGACCCCTGACTACGTTAAACACTACACGGAGACTCAGAAACAGGTGCTGCAGGTGAAGCCGGGGATGACGGGTCCCTCACAACTTGCGAATCGCGATGAAGAGGAGAAATTAAAAGGACAAGCCGATGTGGAACATTACTACATAACGGAATTAATGCCGAAAAAACTCGCCTTGGATCTTCACTATGTTGCCACACAGAGTATCACCACTGATATAGGCTGGTTGCTAAAGACCTTTTGGGTCGTCATTTTTACATCGCGCCGTTCTAAATAA
- a CDS encoding nucleoside-diphosphate sugar epimerase/dehydratase: protein MDKPKIKWSFTVVVDVLLINVAFLFAYLTSRQFGLDLLEQSTWLSTILQSADTSPFQPQHLVGIGAAAVVTITRIGLLLAFNLYKPIWKYASVKEFRTLATAMIVATVGLIGLSMLLKIAWVLFLIDGFYNFALIGFTKFSAQILQGDGRSVSQNSQKHINLAGTNSQSRLTRRKPPTKVLIVGAGETGIGVLRALRNHPEKGYVPVGFIDDAPRKVGRSVAGLEVLGTTRDLTYIARKREIDEVVIAIPSAPGGKIRDIIRQCEYRGCQFKIVPNIHAILEGRASVNQIREVRFEDLLNRSTSQMNMAEVSKYLSGKRVMVTGAGGSIGSELCRQVAKLNPELLILFGRGENSIYHTDIELRESEPELNRALVIGDIRDNAKVSQITRKYRPHIIFHAAAHKHVKFMENHPDEAVKNNILGTQNLIDAAIKHKVEAFILVSSDKAVNPTSVYGASKRVTEKLIQCKARQNGTKFISVRFGNVIGSRASVIPNFKRQIAKGGPVTVTHREATRYFMTIPEAVQLLIQAGAMGNGGEILMLDMGDPIKILDLAQDLIRLSGLEVDRDIKIAFTGLEPGEKLYEELLTPQEGVTATKHQRIFVAQMEEIEERQLLSQIEELSQLADALDSEGIVSKFQELVPTYQPNRTFLTEESDVDSTSEIIQFPTETKIASANRR from the coding sequence ATGGATAAACCGAAAATAAAGTGGAGTTTTACTGTTGTTGTTGATGTACTTCTCATCAATGTCGCGTTTCTATTCGCTTATCTGACCAGTCGACAATTCGGTCTTGATTTATTAGAACAATCCACATGGCTCTCCACTATATTGCAGAGTGCAGATACATCCCCATTCCAACCTCAGCATCTTGTCGGCATTGGTGCCGCCGCTGTTGTCACGATAACCCGCATCGGTCTGCTGCTGGCTTTCAACCTGTACAAGCCGATATGGAAATACGCCTCTGTAAAGGAATTTCGCACATTAGCCACCGCAATGATCGTAGCGACTGTAGGACTTATTGGGCTTTCGATGCTTCTGAAAATCGCTTGGGTCCTATTCTTAATTGATGGATTTTATAACTTCGCACTTATCGGGTTTACCAAGTTCTCCGCCCAAATCCTTCAGGGAGATGGACGCTCTGTAAGTCAAAACTCCCAAAAGCACATAAATTTAGCAGGAACAAACTCTCAGTCGCGGTTGACGAGGCGAAAACCACCAACAAAAGTACTCATTGTCGGTGCAGGCGAGACAGGCATTGGCGTGCTACGTGCGCTCAGAAATCATCCTGAAAAGGGATACGTACCCGTAGGTTTTATTGATGATGCTCCACGTAAAGTCGGCAGGAGTGTTGCGGGGCTTGAAGTACTCGGTACGACCCGTGACCTAACCTATATTGCCCGTAAGCGCGAGATTGATGAGGTTGTCATCGCTATCCCGTCAGCACCGGGTGGTAAGATCCGCGATATTATTCGGCAGTGCGAATATCGGGGTTGTCAATTTAAAATCGTTCCCAATATTCACGCGATCCTTGAAGGGAGAGCCAGTGTCAATCAGATCCGGGAGGTTCGATTTGAAGATCTCCTGAATCGCTCCACCTCACAAATGAACATGGCTGAAGTCTCCAAATATCTCTCCGGTAAACGCGTGATGGTAACGGGTGCAGGGGGTTCAATCGGTTCGGAACTCTGTCGCCAAGTGGCGAAATTAAACCCGGAACTGCTTATCCTTTTCGGACGCGGTGAAAACAGTATTTACCACACGGACATAGAACTCCGCGAGTCTGAACCAGAACTTAACCGCGCCTTAGTTATCGGTGACATTCGAGATAACGCCAAAGTTTCGCAAATTACACGCAAATACCGTCCTCATATTATTTTCCACGCTGCTGCACACAAGCACGTCAAGTTCATGGAGAATCATCCTGACGAAGCCGTCAAGAATAACATCCTCGGCACCCAAAACCTGATTGATGCTGCCATCAAACATAAAGTGGAGGCATTTATCCTCGTTTCATCGGATAAAGCGGTGAATCCGACGAGTGTCTATGGTGCTTCCAAACGTGTGACGGAGAAATTGATTCAATGTAAAGCGAGACAGAACGGAACAAAGTTTATCTCTGTGCGCTTCGGAAACGTTATTGGAAGTCGCGCAAGCGTGATCCCCAATTTCAAACGTCAGATCGCCAAAGGGGGACCCGTCACTGTTACACACCGCGAAGCAACCCGCTATTTTATGACGATTCCAGAAGCTGTGCAACTCCTTATCCAAGCGGGTGCTATGGGCAATGGTGGCGAAATTCTGATGTTAGATATGGGGGATCCGATTAAGATTCTTGACCTCGCCCAAGACCTCATTCGACTCTCTGGACTTGAGGTAGACAGAGACATCAAGATCGCATTCACAGGTTTAGAACCTGGTGAAAAATTGTATGAAGAACTCTTGACACCACAAGAAGGTGTTACAGCAACAAAGCACCAACGTATCTTCGTTGCACAAATGGAAGAGATAGAGGAACGCCAACTTCTCTCTCAGATTGAAGAACTCTCACAACTCGCGGATGCGTTAGATTCCGAAGGCATTGTATCCAAATTCCAAGAATTGGTCCCAACATATCAGCCGAACCGCACGTTCTTGACAGAGGAAAGCGACGTAGATAGTACGTCTGAGATTATTCAGTTCCCCACGGAAACGAAGATAGCCAGTGCGAATCGCCGTTAG
- a CDS encoding TIGR03087 family PEP-CTERM/XrtA system glycosyltransferase, producing the protein MKILFLSLRCPYPPHRGDRIRSYNFIKQLSEQHAVTVVYFAESESDIESAKHLEPFCERVEWVRFHRSFALMNTGFHCLSRRPLQLHYWYAPQMQRKIDELLKQENFELIHAHLFRMGQYVTEVQGPTKVLDLCDSLALNLSRRAELESNAWLAKIKLDCTPKRFLVKLEENRVRRYEVDIMKAFDCGTVVARFDRDYLLKQDNSLNLSIVPMGVDLGYFQPKSTTQPSPMLLFTGTMNYFPNADAAIYFCNEIFPHIREQHPKAEFYIVGNHPSDPVKRLEAQDGVVVTGYVPDIRPYFEKASVFVAPLRAGSGIQTKNLEAMAMGVPVVTTPVGAMGLEADIGKELLVADTPTAFAENVVHLLNDEHLRERLARTARTRVETNYSWEAIGDRLKYVYTQAVHVPKFKVDS; encoded by the coding sequence ATGAAAATTTTATTTTTAAGCCTCCGGTGTCCGTATCCACCGCACCGAGGCGATCGGATCCGGTCATACAACTTTATCAAGCAGCTTTCAGAACAACATGCCGTAACCGTCGTTTATTTCGCCGAGTCTGAGAGCGATATTGAATCAGCGAAGCATTTAGAACCTTTTTGTGAACGTGTAGAGTGGGTGCGTTTCCACCGTTCTTTCGCCCTTATGAATACAGGGTTCCACTGCTTATCGCGTCGTCCGCTTCAGCTGCATTATTGGTACGCGCCGCAGATGCAACGGAAGATTGACGAACTCCTCAAACAAGAGAACTTTGAGCTGATTCACGCGCACCTATTTCGGATGGGACAATATGTGACAGAGGTACAGGGTCCCACCAAAGTCCTGGACTTATGTGATTCGTTGGCGCTGAATCTCAGCCGACGCGCGGAACTCGAAAGTAACGCTTGGCTTGCAAAAATTAAATTAGATTGCACTCCAAAACGTTTTTTGGTAAAATTGGAGGAAAATCGGGTGCGGCGTTACGAAGTCGATATTATGAAGGCTTTTGATTGTGGTACTGTTGTTGCCCGATTTGATCGTGACTATCTCTTAAAACAAGATAACAGTCTCAATTTGTCGATAGTCCCAATGGGGGTTGATCTTGGCTACTTTCAACCGAAGTCAACAACTCAACCTTCACCGATGCTGCTCTTTACGGGGACAATGAACTATTTTCCCAACGCAGATGCCGCGATCTATTTCTGCAATGAGATATTCCCGCACATTCGAGAACAGCATCCGAAGGCGGAGTTTTACATAGTAGGCAATCATCCATCGGATCCGGTAAAGCGGCTTGAAGCACAGGACGGTGTCGTTGTTACCGGCTATGTGCCGGATATCCGCCCCTATTTTGAAAAAGCATCAGTCTTTGTCGCGCCTCTACGGGCTGGATCGGGCATACAAACCAAAAATTTAGAGGCAATGGCAATGGGCGTGCCTGTCGTTACGACTCCCGTGGGTGCAATGGGGTTGGAGGCAGACATTGGCAAGGAACTGCTCGTCGCTGACACACCGACCGCCTTTGCTGAAAACGTCGTTCATTTGCTCAATGACGAGCATTTGCGAGAAAGACTTGCGCGAACCGCCAGAACTCGCGTCGAAACCAATTACAGTTGGGAGGCTATTGGTGATCGCTTAAAGTACGTTTACACGCAAGCAGTTCATGTACCGAAATTCAAAGTAGACTCGTAA
- a CDS encoding Trm112 family protein, protein MNSENAYTLSKTLLDILACPACKGEIEHDEVAQKLVCVGACKRRYPIREGIPVMLIDEAEMPDEELR, encoded by the coding sequence TTGAATTCGGAAAACGCGTATACACTCTCAAAAACGTTACTTGATATCCTCGCATGTCCGGCATGTAAAGGCGAGATAGAACATGATGAAGTAGCACAGAAACTGGTGTGTGTCGGTGCGTGTAAGCGTCGCTACCCGATCCGCGAAGGCATCCCAGTGATGCTCATTGATGAAGCAGAGATGCCCGACGAAGAACTACGTTAA